The proteins below are encoded in one region of Streptomyces cyanogenus:
- a CDS encoding anti-sigma factor family protein — protein sequence MSGPMNPSQGSSVPSEHETVGAYALGILDDAEATAFEAHLAGCEWCAQQLDELAGMEPMLAALADLPGSGSTPAIGESLSAKPSPRLVEKLVDEVAEKRAQKRRRSFYMIAAAAALIIAGPLAAVAVNGGSDGGQQVAATPAQQTFRTMADKKSATDASTQVSATVGMASKEWGTQAVLELKNVKGPLKCSLVLVAKNGQRVTMSSWSVPNWGYGIPDAKTEDAKKPLYIGGAAAFQPNEIDHFEVVTFEGKKLVQVQA from the coding sequence ATGTCTGGGCCCATGAACCCCAGTCAGGGATCTTCGGTGCCGAGTGAGCACGAGACCGTCGGCGCCTACGCCCTCGGGATTCTCGACGACGCCGAGGCAACCGCTTTCGAAGCGCATCTCGCCGGCTGCGAGTGGTGCGCCCAGCAGCTGGACGAGCTGGCCGGGATGGAGCCGATGCTCGCCGCGCTCGCCGACCTGCCCGGCTCCGGCAGCACGCCCGCGATCGGCGAGTCGCTGTCCGCCAAGCCCAGCCCGCGGCTGGTGGAGAAGCTGGTCGACGAGGTCGCCGAGAAGCGCGCCCAGAAGCGCCGGCGCAGCTTCTACATGATCGCTGCTGCGGCCGCGCTGATCATCGCCGGACCGCTGGCCGCGGTCGCGGTGAACGGCGGCTCGGACGGCGGGCAGCAGGTCGCGGCGACGCCCGCCCAGCAGACCTTCCGGACCATGGCCGACAAGAAGTCCGCCACGGACGCGTCGACCCAGGTCAGCGCGACCGTCGGCATGGCGTCGAAGGAGTGGGGGACCCAGGCCGTTCTGGAGCTGAAGAACGTCAAGGGGCCGCTCAAGTGCTCCCTGGTCCTGGTCGCCAAGAACGGGCAGCGCGTGACCATGTCGTCCTGGTCCGTGCCGAACTGGGGATACGGCATCCCGGACGCCAAGACCGAGGACGCCAAGAAGCCGCTGTACATCGGTGGTGCCGCGGCCTTCCAGCCGAACGAGATCGACCACTTCGAGGTCGTGACGTTCGAGGGGAAGAAGCTCGTGCAGGTACAGGCGTAG
- a CDS encoding sigma-70 family RNA polymerase sigma factor, with the protein MGVRKDAAVANERGARARHRMSSSQPSEPDEELMRALYREHAGPLLAYVLRLVAGDRQRAEDVVQETLIRAWKNAGQLNRATGSVRPWLVTVARRIVIDGHRSRQARPQEVDPSPLEVIPAEDEIDKALWLMTLSDALDDLTPAHREVLVETYFKGRTVNEAAETLGIPSGTVRSRVFYALRSMKLALEERGVTA; encoded by the coding sequence GTGGGCGTGCGCAAGGATGCGGCCGTGGCCAATGAACGTGGAGCGAGGGCCCGACATCGCATGTCCTCATCGCAGCCTTCCGAACCCGACGAGGAGCTGATGCGTGCCCTGTACCGGGAGCACGCGGGGCCCCTGCTCGCGTATGTCCTGCGGCTGGTCGCCGGTGACCGGCAGCGTGCCGAGGACGTCGTACAGGAAACGCTCATCCGTGCCTGGAAGAACGCCGGTCAGCTCAATCGGGCGACCGGTTCGGTACGCCCCTGGCTGGTGACGGTCGCGCGCCGCATCGTCATCGACGGCCACCGCAGCCGGCAGGCCCGGCCGCAGGAGGTCGATCCGTCGCCGCTGGAGGTCATCCCCGCGGAGGACGAGATCGACAAGGCGCTGTGGCTGATGACGCTGTCGGACGCGCTCGACGACCTGACCCCGGCCCACCGGGAGGTGCTCGTCGAGACGTACTTCAAGGGGCGTACCGTCAATGAGGCGGCCGAAACACTGGGCATACCGAGCGGAACCGTCCGTTCCCGGGTGTTCTACGCCCTGCGATCGATGAAGCTGGCACTGGAGGAGCGGGGGGTGACGGCGTGA
- a CDS encoding CGNR zinc finger domain-containing protein, with the protein MALGTASKPSYEPRFDAGRICLDLLATSHPAERLDGIGALRAWIAGAGLVPAAVHLAHADDSWLLGFRELRGHVGLLVRGMQGVETPSYGRALARVNEAARAATPAPLAVRGEDGRLVRELAGPPGCAALLAVVARDAVELLTDPVARAAVRECEGDHCPLVYLDTSRGRRRRWCSSEVCGNRERVARHRRRAALARA; encoded by the coding sequence ATGGCGCTGGGTACGGCCTCCAAGCCCTCGTACGAGCCGCGGTTCGACGCCGGACGGATCTGTCTGGACCTGCTCGCGACCAGCCATCCGGCGGAACGGCTGGACGGGATCGGGGCGTTGCGCGCCTGGATCGCCGGTGCGGGGCTCGTGCCGGCCGCGGTGCACCTGGCGCATGCCGACGACTCGTGGCTGCTCGGGTTCCGGGAACTGCGGGGGCACGTGGGGCTGTTGGTGCGCGGGATGCAAGGCGTGGAGACGCCGTCGTACGGACGTGCGCTGGCCCGGGTGAACGAGGCCGCGCGGGCCGCGACCCCGGCGCCCCTCGCCGTACGCGGGGAGGACGGCCGCCTCGTACGGGAGTTGGCCGGGCCGCCCGGCTGTGCCGCGCTGCTCGCGGTGGTCGCCCGGGACGCCGTCGAGCTGCTCACCGATCCCGTCGCGCGGGCCGCCGTACGCGAGTGCGAGGGGGACCACTGTCCGCTCGTCTACCTCGACACCTCCCGTGGCCGGCGCCGCCGCTGGTGCTCCAGCGAGGTGTGCGGCAACCGGGAGCGGGTGGCCCGGCACCGGCGGCGGGCGGCGCTGGCGCGAGCCTGA
- a CDS encoding uroporphyrinogen-III synthase, with translation MYDEEQQPEHGPLAGFTVGVTAARRAEELGALLQRRGATVLHAPALRIVPLADDGELLAATKEIIDQVPDVVVATTAIGFRGWVEAADGWGLGEQLLGRLRGVRLLARGPKVKGAIRAAGLTEEWSPSSESLAEVLDRLLEEGVDGDRIAVQLHGEPLPGFVESLRAAGAEVVPVPVYRWMPPEDISPLDRLLDAAVTRGLDALTFTSAPAAASLLSRAEDRGLLDELLAALAHDVLPACVGPVTAIPLQAVGVDTVQPERFRLGPLVQLLCQELPARARSLPVAGHMVEIRGHAVLVDGELKPVPPAGMSLLRALSRRPGWVVARADLLRALPGAGRDEHAVETAMARLRTALGAPKLIQTVVKRGYRLALDPAADAKYADA, from the coding sequence ATGTACGACGAAGAGCAGCAACCCGAGCACGGCCCCCTCGCCGGGTTCACGGTGGGTGTCACCGCCGCGCGCCGGGCCGAGGAACTGGGCGCCCTGCTCCAGCGGCGCGGTGCCACCGTCCTGCACGCTCCCGCGCTGCGGATCGTGCCGCTCGCGGACGACGGCGAACTGCTCGCCGCCACGAAGGAGATCATCGACCAGGTGCCGGACGTGGTCGTGGCCACCACCGCGATCGGCTTCCGGGGCTGGGTCGAGGCCGCCGACGGCTGGGGTCTCGGCGAGCAGCTCCTCGGCCGGCTGCGCGGGGTACGGCTGCTGGCGCGCGGCCCGAAGGTCAAGGGCGCGATCCGCGCGGCGGGCCTCACCGAGGAGTGGTCGCCCTCCTCGGAATCGCTGGCCGAAGTTCTCGACCGGCTCCTGGAGGAGGGCGTCGACGGCGACCGCATCGCCGTACAGCTCCACGGCGAACCGCTCCCCGGCTTCGTCGAGTCGCTGCGGGCCGCCGGGGCGGAGGTCGTTCCGGTCCCGGTCTACCGCTGGATGCCGCCCGAGGACATCAGCCCGCTGGACCGCCTCCTGGACGCGGCCGTCACCCGCGGCCTGGACGCCCTCACCTTCACCAGCGCCCCCGCCGCGGCCTCGCTCCTGTCCCGCGCGGAGGACCGGGGGCTGCTGGACGAGCTGCTGGCGGCCCTGGCCCACGACGTCCTGCCGGCCTGCGTCGGCCCCGTCACCGCGATCCCCCTCCAGGCCGTCGGGGTGGACACGGTCCAGCCGGAGCGCTTCCGCCTCGGCCCCCTGGTCCAGCTCCTGTGCCAGGAACTCCCGGCCCGCGCACGGTCGTTGCCCGTCGCAGGCCACATGGTGGAGATCCGCGGCCACGCTGTCCTGGTCGACGGCGAGCTCAAGCCGGTCCCGCCGGCCGGCATGTCCCTGCTGCGCGCCCTCTCCCGCCGCCCCGGCTGGGTGGTGGCCCGTGCCGACCTGCTCCGCGCGCTGCCGGGCGCGGGCCGCGACGAGCACGCCGTCGAGACGGCGATGGCCCGCCTCCGCACGGCACTCGGCGCGCCGAAGCTGATCCAGACGGTGGTCAAGCGGGGGTACCGCCTGGCCCTGGACCCGGCGGCGGACGCGAAGTACGCGGACGCCTGA
- a CDS encoding nitrate/nitrite transporter, whose translation MTPPAPTRRSGRWIERWDPEDEGFWKSTGERIARRNLWFSVLSEHIGFSVWTLWSVLVLFMGPEYGLTPADKFLLTSVVTLVGAVVRVPYTFAVAVFGGRNWTIVSAGLLLVPTTAAFVVMEPGTSYSTFLLVGLLAGIGGGNFASSMTNINAFFPLRKKGWALGLNAGGGNIGVPVIQLIALAIIGASGGPRVLLGIYIPLIVVAAVLAALFMDNLASVKNDTGAAKDAARDAHTWIMAFLYIGTFGSFIGYSFAFGQVLTNGFGRTPLQAAYLTFIGPLLGSLIRPLGGWLADRYGGARITLWNYVGMAAATAVLVVASMQKSLPLFVSVFVVLFVLSGLGNGSTFKMIPGIFQAKALAKGLEGEAAVAHGRRLSGASMGLIGAVGALGGVGINLAFRQSFLSYGSGTGAFVAFLAYYGVCFAVTWAVYLRRPVGRIPATAATSPEKAELNYAEV comes from the coding sequence ATGACACCCCCAGCCCCAACCCGTCGCAGTGGCCGCTGGATCGAGCGCTGGGATCCGGAGGACGAGGGATTCTGGAAGTCGACCGGGGAACGGATCGCCCGCCGGAACCTGTGGTTCTCCGTGCTCTCCGAGCACATCGGTTTCTCCGTCTGGACCCTGTGGTCCGTGCTGGTCCTGTTCATGGGCCCGGAGTACGGCCTCACCCCGGCCGACAAGTTCCTGCTGACCTCGGTGGTCACCCTGGTCGGCGCGGTGGTCCGGGTGCCGTACACCTTCGCCGTGGCCGTCTTCGGCGGCCGCAACTGGACGATCGTCTCGGCCGGCCTGCTGCTGGTCCCGACCACCGCCGCGTTCGTGGTGATGGAGCCCGGGACGTCGTACTCCACCTTCCTCCTGGTGGGCCTGCTCGCCGGCATCGGCGGCGGCAACTTCGCGTCCTCCATGACCAACATCAACGCCTTCTTCCCGCTGCGGAAGAAGGGCTGGGCGCTCGGGCTCAACGCGGGCGGCGGCAACATCGGCGTGCCCGTCATCCAGCTCATCGCGCTCGCCATCATCGGCGCGAGCGGCGGCCCGCGCGTGCTGCTCGGGATCTACATCCCGCTGATCGTCGTGGCCGCGGTGCTGGCCGCGCTGTTCATGGACAACCTGGCCTCGGTGAAGAACGACACCGGCGCGGCCAAGGACGCCGCCCGGGACGCCCACACCTGGATCATGGCCTTCCTCTACATCGGCACCTTCGGCTCGTTCATCGGCTACAGCTTCGCCTTCGGCCAGGTCCTGACGAACGGGTTCGGCCGGACCCCGCTGCAGGCCGCGTACCTCACCTTCATCGGCCCGCTGCTCGGCTCCCTCATCCGCCCGCTCGGCGGCTGGCTCGCCGACCGCTACGGCGGCGCCCGCATCACCCTGTGGAACTACGTCGGCATGGCCGCGGCCACCGCCGTACTCGTCGTCGCCAGCATGCAGAAGTCGCTGCCGCTGTTCGTGTCCGTCTTCGTCGTCCTGTTCGTGCTGAGCGGGCTCGGCAACGGCTCGACGTTCAAGATGATCCCCGGCATCTTCCAGGCCAAGGCGCTGGCCAAGGGCCTGGAGGGCGAGGCGGCCGTCGCCCACGGCCGGCGGCTGTCCGGCGCGTCGATGGGCCTGATCGGCGCGGTCGGCGCGCTCGGCGGTGTCGGCATCAACCTCGCCTTCCGCCAGTCCTTCCTCTCCTACGGCTCCGGGACCGGCGCGTTCGTCGCCTTCCTCGCCTACTACGGTGTCTGCTTCGCGGTCACCTGGGCCGTATACCTTCGCCGCCCGGTCGGCCGGATTCCGGCGACGGCGGCCACCTCCCCGGAGAAGGCCGAGCTCAACTACGCCGAGGTGTGA
- a CDS encoding bifunctional polysaccharide deacetylase/glycosyltransferase family 2 protein, translating to MASHPRRRARLPLRYLLPLLVLGATLAMLMLRGYVHNEILADHRVRPAAANDEVPRRILDGGPVIDTRHGRSTSLRIPDHRIVLTFDDGPDPTWTPKVLDVLRKHHAHAVFFVTGTMTSRHPELVRRMVAEGHEVGLHTFDHPDLSYHSTKRIDWELSQNQLALAGAAGIRSSLFRPPYSSSADALDNRSWPVTRYIGGRGYLTVVDDADSEDWRRPGVARIIRNATPHGGRGAVVLMHDSGGDRHQTVQALDTLLPRLQQQGYTFQTLTGALRAPSADTPVTGLDLWKGKAWVLLVKGADNLTAVLVVGLAVVGCLVLARFGLMLLLSGVHARRTRRPGFRWGEGPVTEPVSVLVPAYNEAKCIENTVRSLTRSEHPVEVLVIDDGSGDGTADLVEALGLPEVRVIRQANAGKPAALNRGLANARYDLVVMMDGDTVFEPATVRELVQPFADPRVGAVAGNAKVGNKNRLIGSWQHIEYVMGFNLDRRMYDVLRCMPTIPGAVGAFRKSALQRVGGMSDDTLAEDTDVTMALHRDGWRVVYAEKARAWTEAPESVQQLWSQRYRWSYGTMQAIWKHRRALFERGPSGRFGRVGLPLVSLFMVVAPLLAPLIDLFLVYGLVFGPTGKTIAAWFAVLAVQAVCAAYAFRLDREPLTPLLSLPLQQILYRQLMYVVLLQSWITALTGGRLRWQKLRRTGGVAAPPAEHRSAAPVG from the coding sequence ATGGCTTCACACCCCCGGCGCCGTGCCCGGCTGCCGCTGCGCTACCTGCTGCCCCTCCTGGTCCTGGGCGCGACCCTGGCGATGCTGATGCTGCGCGGCTACGTGCACAACGAGATCCTCGCCGACCACCGGGTCCGGCCCGCCGCGGCCAACGACGAGGTGCCGCGGCGGATCCTCGACGGCGGCCCGGTCATCGACACCCGCCACGGCCGCAGCACCAGCCTGCGCATCCCCGACCACCGCATCGTCCTCACCTTCGACGACGGCCCCGACCCGACCTGGACCCCGAAGGTGCTCGACGTCCTGAGGAAGCACCACGCGCACGCGGTCTTCTTCGTCACCGGCACCATGACCTCCCGCCACCCCGAGCTGGTCCGGCGCATGGTCGCCGAGGGCCACGAGGTCGGCCTGCACACCTTCGACCACCCCGACCTGTCGTACCACTCCACGAAGCGCATCGACTGGGAGCTGTCCCAGAACCAGCTGGCGCTCGCCGGCGCGGCCGGCATCCGCAGCTCGCTGTTCCGGCCGCCGTACTCCTCCTCCGCCGACGCCCTCGACAACCGCTCCTGGCCCGTCACCCGGTACATCGGCGGCCGTGGCTACCTCACCGTCGTGGACGACGCCGACAGCGAGGACTGGCGCAGGCCGGGCGTCGCGCGGATCATCCGGAACGCCACCCCGCACGGCGGCCGGGGCGCGGTCGTCCTCATGCACGACTCGGGCGGTGACCGGCACCAGACCGTGCAGGCCCTGGACACGCTCCTGCCCCGCCTCCAGCAGCAGGGCTACACCTTCCAGACGCTCACCGGCGCGCTGCGGGCGCCGAGCGCGGACACCCCCGTCACCGGCCTCGACCTGTGGAAGGGGAAGGCCTGGGTCCTGCTGGTGAAGGGCGCCGACAACCTCACCGCCGTCCTGGTGGTGGGCCTCGCGGTCGTCGGCTGCCTCGTCCTCGCCCGCTTCGGGCTGATGCTGCTGCTTTCCGGCGTGCACGCCCGCCGCACCCGGCGCCCCGGCTTCCGCTGGGGCGAGGGGCCGGTCACCGAACCGGTGTCGGTGCTGGTGCCGGCGTACAACGAGGCCAAGTGCATCGAGAACACCGTCCGGTCACTGACCCGCAGCGAGCACCCCGTCGAGGTGCTCGTCATCGACGACGGCTCCGGCGACGGCACGGCGGACCTCGTCGAGGCACTCGGCCTGCCCGAGGTCCGGGTGATCCGCCAGGCCAACGCGGGCAAGCCGGCCGCCCTCAACCGGGGCCTGGCGAACGCCCGGTACGACCTGGTCGTGATGATGGACGGCGACACCGTCTTCGAACCGGCCACCGTCCGCGAACTCGTCCAGCCCTTCGCCGACCCGCGCGTCGGCGCCGTCGCCGGCAACGCCAAGGTCGGCAACAAGAACCGGCTCATCGGCTCCTGGCAGCACATCGAGTACGTGATGGGCTTCAACCTCGACCGGCGGATGTACGACGTCCTGCGGTGCATGCCGACCATCCCCGGCGCGGTCGGCGCGTTCCGGAAGTCCGCGCTGCAGCGCGTCGGCGGCATGAGTGACGACACGCTCGCCGAGGACACCGACGTCACGATGGCCCTCCACCGCGACGGCTGGCGCGTGGTGTACGCCGAGAAGGCCCGCGCGTGGACGGAGGCGCCGGAGTCGGTCCAGCAGCTGTGGTCCCAGCGCTACCGCTGGTCGTACGGCACCATGCAGGCGATCTGGAAGCACCGCCGCGCCCTGTTCGAACGGGGCCCGTCGGGCCGCTTCGGCCGGGTCGGCCTGCCCCTGGTCTCCCTGTTCATGGTCGTCGCCCCGCTGCTGGCCCCGCTGATCGACCTGTTCCTCGTCTACGGCCTGGTCTTCGGCCCGACCGGGAAGACGATCGCGGCCTGGTTCGCCGTCCTCGCCGTCCAGGCGGTCTGCGCGGCCTACGCCTTCCGCCTGGACCGCGAACCCCTCACCCCGCTCCTGTCCCTCCCGCTCCAGCAGATCCTCTACCGCCAGCTCATGTACGTCGTCCTGCTCCAGTCCTGGATCACCGCCCTGACCGGCGGACGGCTGCGCTGGCAGAAACTCCGCCGCACGGGAGGGGTGGCGGCACCGCCCGCCGAGCACCGGTCCGCGGCCCCGGTGGGATGA
- a CDS encoding LysR family transcriptional regulator — protein MSAPVHLDPRLLRAFVAVAEELHFTRAAARLYVAQQALSRDVRRLERELGAELFVRTTRQVTLTPDGERLLPHARRVLAAQDDLLSVFAAGQARPLLVDINTPGLVTGRRVLYRARELAPDCELMARYESGLTGAAAELLAGRLDASFGRFAGLDPALRSGLEQQPVRYEPMAVVLPEDHPLAGSARVPLSALAGETVYAGAGNPRTREWTDLALRLFTDHAIRLAPPLPLAVGDEEFGRIMAKTRTPVLAVVDFPPLPGTVRRPLVDPVPLSPVSLVWRKGLVHPGLTALRTAVAEIARGEGWLRRPAGGWIPAMDTEVMNQGVPDGTGARP, from the coding sequence ATGTCCGCTCCCGTCCACTTGGACCCCCGCCTGCTGCGCGCCTTCGTCGCCGTCGCCGAGGAACTGCACTTCACCCGGGCCGCGGCCCGGCTGTACGTCGCCCAGCAGGCGCTCAGCCGGGACGTACGGCGGCTGGAGCGGGAGCTGGGTGCCGAGCTGTTCGTACGGACCACCCGGCAGGTCACGCTGACCCCCGACGGCGAGCGCCTGCTGCCCCACGCCCGCCGCGTCCTCGCCGCCCAGGACGACCTGCTGAGCGTGTTCGCCGCCGGCCAGGCCCGTCCGCTGCTGGTCGACATCAACACGCCGGGCCTGGTCACCGGCCGCCGGGTGCTGTACCGGGCCCGCGAACTCGCCCCCGACTGCGAGCTGATGGCCCGCTACGAGAGCGGCCTCACCGGAGCCGCGGCCGAACTGCTGGCCGGCCGCCTCGACGCGTCCTTCGGCCGGTTCGCCGGCCTCGACCCGGCGCTCCGCTCCGGCCTGGAGCAGCAGCCGGTGCGGTACGAGCCGATGGCTGTGGTCCTGCCCGAGGACCATCCGCTGGCCGGGTCGGCCCGGGTGCCGCTGTCCGCGCTCGCCGGGGAGACGGTGTACGCCGGGGCCGGCAACCCGCGGACCCGGGAGTGGACCGACCTGGCCCTGCGCCTGTTCACGGACCACGCCATCCGGCTCGCCCCGCCGCTCCCGCTGGCCGTCGGGGACGAGGAGTTCGGCCGCATCATGGCGAAGACGCGGACGCCGGTGCTGGCCGTCGTGGACTTCCCGCCCCTGCCCGGCACGGTACGGCGTCCCCTCGTCGACCCCGTTCCGCTGTCGCCCGTCTCCCTGGTGTGGCGGAAGGGGCTGGTCCATCCCGGACTGACCGCGCTGCGGACGGCGGTGGCCGAGATCGCGCGGGGGGAGGGGTGGCTGCGGCGGCCTGCCGGTGGATGGATTCCGGCCATGGATACGGAGGTGATGAACCAGGGCGTGCCGGACGGGACCGGCGCCCGCCCGTGA
- a CDS encoding MFS transporter encodes MPQQTTEDSPIAAKAPRSTGYRRLFALPGARAFTTGNLLARLPMGMFSVSAVVMIAGSRGSYALAGAVSATGLAATGVAGPWLARLVDRHGQARVALPATVVAVLGSLALLLCVRYDAPDWTLFAAYAGTAATPNIGGLSRARWAHLLRDEPGALHTANAFEQAADELCFMLGPVLASFLTGTFFPEAGTLAAAALLLAGMLLFTAQRATEPPPTARSLAPSPLRSPGIPPLLACFLATGAVFGSMEVVTIAYADAQGHRAAAGAVLALQAAGSCAAGLAYGALRPARVRFTWCLAAMAGLMALPWAAATTGSLPVLAGALLVAGMATAPTMVTAMTLVQRRTPAGRLNEGMSLMVTGLLTGIACGSATGGWAAEHLSPTGAYAAPVAAAALALGLATLTGPEGAREKARPATTHPQPTPDPHPRGATP; translated from the coding sequence ATGCCGCAACAGACCACCGAAGACAGCCCGATAGCCGCCAAAGCCCCGCGCTCCACTGGATACCGCCGCCTGTTCGCCCTGCCCGGCGCCCGCGCCTTCACCACCGGCAACCTGCTCGCCCGCCTGCCCATGGGCATGTTCAGCGTGAGCGCGGTCGTGATGATCGCCGGTTCCCGTGGCTCGTACGCCCTCGCCGGTGCCGTCTCGGCGACCGGGCTCGCGGCGACCGGGGTGGCCGGGCCCTGGCTCGCCCGGCTGGTGGACCGGCACGGGCAGGCCCGGGTCGCGCTGCCGGCCACGGTCGTCGCGGTGCTGGGCAGCCTCGCGTTGCTGCTGTGTGTCCGCTACGACGCCCCCGACTGGACCCTGTTCGCCGCCTACGCCGGCACCGCGGCCACCCCCAACATCGGCGGTCTGTCCCGCGCCCGCTGGGCCCATCTGCTGCGCGACGAGCCCGGCGCGCTGCACACCGCGAACGCCTTCGAGCAGGCCGCGGACGAGCTGTGCTTCATGCTCGGGCCGGTGCTGGCGTCCTTTCTGACCGGCACGTTCTTCCCGGAGGCGGGCACGCTCGCGGCGGCGGCGCTGCTCCTGGCGGGCATGCTGCTGTTCACCGCCCAGCGGGCGACCGAGCCGCCGCCGACGGCCCGTTCGCTGGCGCCCTCGCCGCTGCGCAGCCCGGGCATCCCGCCGCTGCTGGCCTGCTTCCTCGCGACCGGCGCGGTGTTCGGCTCGATGGAGGTCGTCACGATCGCGTACGCCGACGCGCAGGGGCATCGCGCGGCGGCCGGTGCCGTGCTCGCGCTCCAGGCGGCGGGGTCGTGCGCGGCGGGCCTGGCGTACGGCGCGCTGAGGCCGGCGAGGGTGCGCTTCACCTGGTGTCTGGCAGCCATGGCCGGGCTCATGGCCCTTCCCTGGGCCGCGGCCACCACCGGGTCCCTTCCGGTGCTGGCGGGAGCGCTGCTGGTGGCCGGGATGGCGACGGCGCCGACCATGGTGACGGCCATGACGCTGGTACAGCGGCGCACCCCGGCCGGCCGGCTCAACGAGGGGATGAGCCTGATGGTGACGGGACTGCTCACCGGCATCGCGTGCGGTTCGGCGACGGGCGGCTGGGCGGCGGAACACCTCTCCCCCACCGGCGCGTACGCCGCACCGGTCGCCGCCGCTGCCCTCGCCCTGGGGTTGGCCACGCTCACCGGCCCCGAAGGGGCGCGGGAAAAGGCGCGACCAGCCACGACGCACCCGCAGCCGACCCCTGACCCGCACCCACGGGGCGCCACCCCATGA